A window of the Actinobacillus genomosp. 1 genome harbors these coding sequences:
- the wecG gene encoding lipopolysaccharide N-acetylmannosaminouronosyltransferase, with protein MIAMAEIRGINILLARNQTEFVDFLMSKGQLKTGKLIAMNAEKLVMSEKDPEIRQLLTHAEYNYADGISIVRSVKRKYPHIKQMERIAGADLWEELMQKAGELGIPVFLIGSTADTLAKVQQKLTAWQVNIVGSQDGYFDESQQPLIIKRIKQSGAKFVTVAMGSPKQEMFIADVEREYPDCLYMGVGGTYDVFVGKVKRAPKSWQDLGLEWLYRLFSQPTRCRRQINLLRFLYYYCTKQL; from the coding sequence ATGATAGCAATGGCTGAAATTCGAGGGATTAATATTCTTCTTGCAAGGAATCAAACCGAATTTGTCGATTTTTTAATGAGTAAAGGACAACTTAAAACAGGCAAATTAATTGCAATGAATGCCGAAAAGTTGGTGATGAGTGAGAAGGATCCTGAAATTAGGCAACTGCTCACTCATGCGGAATATAACTATGCGGACGGTATTAGTATCGTTCGTTCGGTCAAACGTAAATATCCGCATATTAAACAAATGGAACGGATTGCCGGTGCGGATTTATGGGAAGAGTTAATGCAAAAAGCAGGCGAATTAGGTATTCCGGTATTTTTAATTGGAAGCACAGCAGATACGCTTGCAAAAGTTCAACAGAAATTAACCGCTTGGCAAGTAAATATCGTAGGCTCGCAAGACGGTTATTTTGATGAAAGCCAGCAACCGCTTATTATTAAACGCATAAAACAAAGCGGAGCAAAGTTTGTAACGGTTGCGATGGGGTCGCCGAAACAAGAAATGTTTATTGCGGATGTCGAACGAGAATATCCCGACTGCTTATATATGGGAGTAGGCGGCACTTATGATGTATTTGTCGGAAAAGTAAAACGAGCACCGAAAAGTTGGCAAGACCTCGGCTTAGAATGGTTATATCGTCTATTCAGCCAACCGACTCGTTGCCGGCGACAAATTAATTTATTACGTTTTCTCTATTACTACTGCACAAAACAGCTCTAA